The proteins below come from a single Candidatus Kryptonium sp. genomic window:
- the cas5b gene encoding type I-B CRISPR-associated protein Cas5b: protein MEAIRIKMVGITASFRNPNFVSGAQPTLDVPPPSTILGIISSAVGRIITPEDVKFGYVFLYETKGKDLELIYELTIKDKYKAKSNVILREFLFSPELYIYIDDLSFEKYFIYPEFPLLLGRTQEIAKVEEVKKVVLEKASPVRFGHTVVPFDFKGVAGALLALPLYFEYNFTKPRVGKKIQPFVVVNRFIQYAREPIFYDQEKNWGVYFYGV, encoded by the coding sequence ATGGAAGCAATTCGTATAAAGATGGTTGGCATCACCGCTTCGTTTAGAAATCCAAACTTTGTTTCTGGGGCTCAGCCCACGCTTGATGTACCTCCGCCAAGCACAATCCTTGGAATAATTTCATCAGCGGTGGGAAGGATCATAACACCAGAGGATGTTAAGTTCGGTTATGTCTTTTTATATGAGACAAAGGGGAAAGATCTTGAACTAATTTATGAGTTAACGATAAAAGATAAATACAAAGCGAAATCAAATGTCATCTTGAGAGAGTTTTTATTTTCGCCGGAGCTTTACATTTACATTGACGATTTATCATTTGAAAAGTATTTCATTTATCCGGAGTTTCCGTTGCTTTTGGGCAGGACACAGGAGATCGCTAAGGTTGAAGAAGTTAAAAAGGTTGTACTTGAGAAAGCATCGCCTGTTAGGTTTGGGCATACGGTTGTTCCGTTTGATTTCAAAGGAGTTGCAGGTGCGTTGTTGGCTTTGCCACTTTATTTTGAATATAACTTCACTAAGCCGAGGGTTGGAAAGAAAATACAGCCGTTCGTCGTGGTCAACAGATTCATACAATATGCTCGCGAACCAATTTTTTATGATCAAGAAAAAAATTGGGGGGTATATTTCTATGGCGTTTAA